Genomic window (Jeotgalibacillus aurantiacus):
ACAAAACCGCCATTTAAGGGGTTATTAGGATTTTTTCGCCCGAAGCTATATAATTGAATTAGCTCTGCATCTAATGAGAGAGAGGAATGGTTGTAGGGGGCTTTTGTGTATTTTTTAATGGTTTTGGTGAAGATCGTTCCCGTGTCTGATAACAGGATATAAATCTTTTTAGCCATGGGATGTCACTCCTTTTATGAATGGGGCTGTCAGTATGAATGATATATTTCAATACATATACTTTATTTTCCTTCTTTTAATATCGGTCAGTTTGCTCGTCTCGTTGATTACCTTTTATCAAAAGAGAAAAAATCATGGAATCAATAAATATGATGAGCTTGTAATCCGGACACGTCTCTGGTGGGGGATGGCTGTGATCTTCTGTTTGTCGATCGCCTTTCATCCGAATGTATCGCTCATTTCATTAATGATCTTATGTTTTATGGCCTTAAAAGAGTATTTCTCCATGATGGATACGCGAAAGCAGGACCGTCGTATTTTTATCTGGGCCTACCTGGCGATCCCGCTTAATTTTTATTGGATTTATATTGGCTGGTATGGCATGTTTATTGTCTTTATCCCGATCTATGTGTTTTTGTTTCTGCCGCTGGCCCGTATTTTCAGAGGCGGAAGTATCGGCTTTTTAAAGTCGGTCAGTGTGACGCAATGGGGACTGATGCTGATGGTGTTCGGGATCAGCCACCTCGCCCTTTTTGCAAAAATGCCTGAGATCACGCGGCACGATGTCACGATCGCGACGCAATACGGGGCGTTAATGGTGTTGTATCTTGTTCCTCTCACACAAGTAAATGATGTCGTGCATTACATGGTGTCTAAAAAGTTTGGCAGAAGAAAAGTGCTGACGGCTGCAAATCCTAATCTTACATGGGAGGGGTTTGTGTGCGGCGTCATTGCAACGATTCTTTTATCCATAGTCATCGCACCCTATATCACGCCGATGTCGCTCGGTTTCAGTATCGTATCCGGTCTGATCATCGGGGTAACCGGGTTTTTTGGAACGCTCGTTGTGTCTGTGTTAAAGCGGAACTTCTTCTTCCGTGAAAACGGGGGTAAAGTGGCAGAGAGCAAGTTTATTAATAAAATAGACAGCCTGACCTATACGGCACCAGTGTTTTTTCATCTTGTTTACTATTATATTTTCTAACGAATAAAAAGCTTCCTGTTGGACTGACGCAGCATTGTCTCTTTATCATAAAGTCAGACTGGAGGGAACCGCATGCTGATTGATCGTTTTCTTACATTTCTGGATGTAGAGAAAAAGGAGCCGTCTCTTTCTTATTTAAATGAATTGATCCACGCTCATCAAACAAAGGTTAGGTGGGAGACACTATCTAAGTTCATTGATTATGAGAACTTAAGTCCGGCAGACGCTTATCTGCCATCAATGGACTCTTACATTGATCGAATTATCAATAAAGGGGTAGGGGGTACCTGTTATACACTGGCAAGAGGGTTTCATTTGCTTCTTAGTGAGCTTGGTTTTGATGTGAATTATTTATTCATGGAACCGAATCATTTATGCCTGAGAGTGGATCTCGAAGGAGAACCTTATTACGTGGATGTTGGATACAGTGCGCCCTTATTTAAAGCCTATCCTATGTTTGAATCCTTCGAGGTTGTGGCGCCGGCAGAAACGTTTACTTACACAGTAATGGAGTCAAAGATACTCGTCGAAAGAAATCCTGGTCCGACTAAAACCCTTAACCCTGAGCCTGTTTCATGGTCGGAAATTGAAGCGCATATTAAAGGAACCTATGACTGGAAAGATGGATTTGCTTTTCAATCGTTAAAGCTTTTTGGATACCTGGATGGGGTTCCTGTATCGTTGCGTAATCATGAGCTTCGCATTTTCAAAGAATCAGGCTTCGAGGATCAAGTGCTGAATCCGGAAGAGGTCATGGGTTGGGTGAGAAAATTTGATGTTAATGAGGAATTTTACAAAAAAGCTGTGAGTATTTTTGTAAAAAGAAAAAATGTTAAACCATACTGATACATCCAGCCCTTGATCCGAAAGGTTTTCAGGGGCTGAAAATATTTTTGAGCTTTCCTGTTTACAAAAAAGTAAAAGGGGTGTATATTGAATATACCCACATGGGGTATATAGAGAAGGAGGTGAAGAAATGGAGCAAATAACAACAAATCAATTTTACGATCAAATGAAACTGATGGATCAACCTGTTGTTTTGAAGTTTTCAGCAGACTGGTGTTCAGGCTGTCGTCAAATTGCCCCAGTGGCTGAAGCAGTATCAGAGGAATATAGTGATTCAGTCAAATTCTACGAGGTTAATGTGGATCAGGAACCTGAATTAGCTGAACAGTTCGGTGTCATGAGTCTGCCAACCTTCATTGCATTTAAAGATGGTGAAGAGACAGGCAGAGAGGTTGCACCTTCTGCTTCAGAAGACACATTAAAAGCGTTTATAAAAAATTTTAAAAAATAATATACCCTATAGTGGTATATATGGAGGGATTTATGATGACAAATCAAACATTACAGGTAAAAGGAATGTCTTGTGGGCATTGCGTGAAATCAATTGAAGGAAATGTTGGAGAGCTCCAGGGTGTAGAAAGTGTAAAAGTTAACCTGTCTTCAGGAAAAGTGGATGTTGTGTTTCAATCCTCAGAGGTTAAATTAGAGCAGATCATTGCAACCATTGAAGATTCAGGCTATGAGGTCCAGCAATAAAAACAAAGTAAATCGTGCTGCATAAAGTCAGCACGATTTATTTTAAAATAATATATACCCCATATGGGTATATAAGAGGTGAAGAACTATGAGTGATTTTAAGGAAGCCAGCCTTCGTATTGAAGGGATGACATGTGCGTCGTGTGCGATCAGAATCGAGAAAGGATTAAAGAAAATTACGGGTGTGAAGGATGCTGCGGTTAACTTTGCTGTGGAGAAAACAACTATCGTTTATGATGATCAACTTACGAGTCTGCGGGAGATGGAGCAAAAAATCGAATCACTCGGATACAAGGTAGTGAATGAAAAAGCTGAGTTTAGTATCACGGGAATGACGTGTGCAGCATGTGCAAACAAAATTGAGAAGACGTTAAACAAAATGGATGGCGTTCAATCAGCAGTTGTTAATTTTGCCATGGAATCTGTCCAGGTACATTATCGTCCGGAAGATACATCCTTCTCAGATATGCAGAAAGCTGTGAAGAAACTTGGATATGAACTTCATCAAAAATCACAGGACGGAGCTGGTGAATCAGATTACAGGGAGAAGGAGATTGCAAGACAGCAAAGTCGTTTTATCTTCTCCAGTATTTTGTCCGTTCCTCTGTTGTGGGCAATGGTGAGCCATTTTGAGTTCACATCATTTATATGGTTACCTGAAATGTTTATGAATCCATGGGTTCAGTTGGCGCTTGCAACACCTGTTCAATTTATCGTAGGTGGTCAGTTTTACAAAGGAGCCTATAAAGCACTAAAGAATAAGAGTGCCAATATGGACGTGCTGGTAGCATTGGGAACCTCGGCTGCTTATTTTTACAGCATTTATCTGAGTGTTCTTTCAATCGGATCAACTGGTCATATGGTCGAGCTGTATTTCGAAACGAGTGCGGTATTGATTACATTGATTATTTTAGGAAAGCTGTTTGAAGCGAAAGCGAAGGGACGATCTTCTGAAGCGATTAAAAAGCTGATGGGTCTTCAGGCAAAAACAGCCACTGTTTTTCGTGATGGACAGGAGCTTCAGATCCCTATCGAAGAGGTTGTAACTGGTGACATCATCTCTATTAAACCAGGTGAAAAAGTACCGGTGGACGGTATTATTCTGGAAGGGAGATCTGCGTTTGATGAATCCATGATTACCGGCGAAAGTCTTCCCGTTGATAAAGTCACGGGAGATGAAGTCATTGGCGCGACAGTCAACAAAAATGGATTTATCAAAATCAAAGCAACCAAGGTTGGGAAAGATACTGCGCTGTCACAGATTATCCGCGTTGTTGAAGAGGCACAGGGATCGAAAGCGCCGATCCAGAGGCTCGCAGACAGTATCTCTGGGGTTTTTGTTCCAATCGTTGTAGGGATTGCGTTT
Coding sequences:
- a CDS encoding phosphatidate cytidylyltransferase, coding for MNDIFQYIYFIFLLLISVSLLVSLITFYQKRKNHGINKYDELVIRTRLWWGMAVIFCLSIAFHPNVSLISLMILCFMALKEYFSMMDTRKQDRRIFIWAYLAIPLNFYWIYIGWYGMFIVFIPIYVFLFLPLARIFRGGSIGFLKSVSVTQWGLMLMVFGISHLALFAKMPEITRHDVTIATQYGALMVLYLVPLTQVNDVVHYMVSKKFGRRKVLTAANPNLTWEGFVCGVIATILLSIVIAPYITPMSLGFSIVSGLIIGVTGFFGTLVVSVLKRNFFFRENGGKVAESKFINKIDSLTYTAPVFFHLVYYYIF
- a CDS encoding arylamine N-acetyltransferase, yielding MLIDRFLTFLDVEKKEPSLSYLNELIHAHQTKVRWETLSKFIDYENLSPADAYLPSMDSYIDRIINKGVGGTCYTLARGFHLLLSELGFDVNYLFMEPNHLCLRVDLEGEPYYVDVGYSAPLFKAYPMFESFEVVAPAETFTYTVMESKILVERNPGPTKTLNPEPVSWSEIEAHIKGTYDWKDGFAFQSLKLFGYLDGVPVSLRNHELRIFKESGFEDQVLNPEEVMGWVRKFDVNEEFYKKAVSIFVKRKNVKPY
- a CDS encoding thioredoxin family protein, whose amino-acid sequence is MEQITTNQFYDQMKLMDQPVVLKFSADWCSGCRQIAPVAEAVSEEYSDSVKFYEVNVDQEPELAEQFGVMSLPTFIAFKDGEETGREVAPSASEDTLKAFIKNFKK
- the copZ gene encoding copper chaperone CopZ codes for the protein MTNQTLQVKGMSCGHCVKSIEGNVGELQGVESVKVNLSSGKVDVVFQSSEVKLEQIIATIEDSGYEVQQ
- a CDS encoding heavy metal translocating P-type ATPase, encoding MSDFKEASLRIEGMTCASCAIRIEKGLKKITGVKDAAVNFAVEKTTIVYDDQLTSLREMEQKIESLGYKVVNEKAEFSITGMTCAACANKIEKTLNKMDGVQSAVVNFAMESVQVHYRPEDTSFSDMQKAVKKLGYELHQKSQDGAGESDYREKEIARQQSRFIFSSILSVPLLWAMVSHFEFTSFIWLPEMFMNPWVQLALATPVQFIVGGQFYKGAYKALKNKSANMDVLVALGTSAAYFYSIYLSVLSIGSTGHMVELYFETSAVLITLIILGKLFEAKAKGRSSEAIKKLMGLQAKTATVFRDGQELQIPIEEVVTGDIISIKPGEKVPVDGIILEGRSAFDESMITGESLPVDKVTGDEVIGATVNKNGFIKIKATKVGKDTALSQIIRVVEEAQGSKAPIQRLADSISGVFVPIVVGIAFITFFVWYLVIDPGNFAGALEKLIAVLVIACPCALGLATPTSIMAGSGRAAEAGILFKGGEHLETAHRIDTVVLDKTGTVTNGKPVLTDVYLTSGHNEAEVLRLVGSAEQPSEHPLAEAIVEGIKEKGISLEKTDEFENIPGYGIIAAVAGKKVIAGTRKLMKQHDISFEDHLSTVTNFEKEGKTAMLIAIDGGFAGIIAVADTVKDSSAKAISRLKEMGMEVIMMTGDNPQTAQAIAASVGIDRVIAEVLPEGKAEEVKKLQQAGKKVAMVGDGINDAPALATADIGMAIGTGTDVAMEAADITLIRGDLMSVGDALFMSKKTIRNIKQNLFWAFAYNSLGVPIAAAGFLAPWLAGAAMAFSSVSVVLNALRLQKVKL